CTTTGTCTCATTCATCACAGTGCAATAACACAATATGATTTGCCTAATTATACAATATGCATTATACTAATTTGTGTTTCACAATTTTTCGCAGCTTTATGTGTGAATATGCCTCCGGAGAGGATGTTGCCGTTTGCTGCACAAGTGGTAAGTGGACTGATAAGAGGGTATTCAAAAATTACAAGCTTAGACAAAGACTGTTCCTTGGGCATTTCATTTAATCTCAAATACCCCGCTACTACACTAATCTGACTCTTTATTTTGGGTAAAAAACGTGGAAAACtatataattgaaaatggtAGACTAACTATTGACTACTAGAGAAAGGGAGATTTTTCAAACAGGCAACTTACATGTTCACCCTGCATTCTCTCTCTCCAGGCGGCCTGTAGCTGTAGAGCTTTGGGAGCTCGGTCAGGTCTCCCCCATCACTCTGATACTCGTCTTGCACCATTTTTACAAGAGGGTTCTGAAATTGCATAACATGAGGTCATTTGAATGCAAAATTGGTATATACCTTACAAGAAAATTAGCTTTCAGTCCACAGCTGTATAATTCTGTGACAGCCCCAAGTTGGCATTTCGAGTAAATGACTTGTGTTAATGCATTGGCCGATTTTGCATGGTGGTCATCTGTGCTGCTGTTTAACAGAAGATTTAGGTATTACTTGTATTTGTGTGGATCATCAGAAACACTCTACTAAGTTGGTGGTTCTTGTTTCTTTTTCCTGTTTGTAATGTAATTGCGATTTTGTTAAACCATTGTATCATTATCTGCATGTCATTCATTTAATATATCATACTTTCTGTTACCTCACTGTCGGAAGAGTAATCGCGTGATTACATTTTAGTATGTCACACTCGTGCTACTATCTATAGTTCTATCCCACTATCAGAAATTACCCAGTTTGGTGTTCTTAAGCCAAacataaaaggataaaattgttatgctaaaaagaaacaaaaacatgaATATAACTAATCATCAGCTAAAGCATAGTATTACCTTAGAACATAATTATAATTACATATAATTTTCGGCAATTACTACATCATTAAACAAAAGCCACCACCATCCACAAATAAGTCTAAACATTGCCAAATTACAAAAGATTAATAATAGTTGTCAGCTTTTACCCTCATCTAAACCCATACTTATATCCAGATTTCCCATTACAAAATACCTAAACATCAGCAGTTCATAGTAACCCAGCTAAATCTTATCACAGCAAACTATCTGCATTTGAAGGCAGCCTTCTGAAGAAACTGAACACTTGTGGTGGCAACTTGCTTCGGAACCTTGGTGGCCTGAGATAGTATAACCCCCACAAGCCCACCACAGCCTTGATTGGAATCATATAGAACCCGACAGCAGCCATAAAGCACAAAATCACAAACAAGAAAGTAGCCCTCGGATCCCTCCAACTTAACAATCCTTGAAATCTCTCTCCTTGAGTTGCCATatctcccaccactgtttgaATCCTCCCAGCCACGCTCCGTAGCCTGTCATACCTCATCCTCACAAGTTCCGAGTTCCTGGTTGAGGGAAATGTATCGAACTCTTCATCAAGTTCATCAGGGTACACGTTTTCTGCATAGGAAAGTCTTGTGTCCATATGAGGAGGATGTCGAGGCCTAGATCTGTATCTCCATATCCCTACAAGTGCCATGCAGGTAAGCATTGTAGGGGTGATGAGCTCTGGAAAAGTCACCAGCAGAAGGTACACCACCACAAACAAGGATGAGTAAACGGGTCGCTGCCAAGTCCGTATCGCCTCAACCCAACGGGCCAGCCCGATAACACCTGAAAGTACGTTCATGAGCCTGAAGAAGTTTGCCTTGCTCTTCCTCATGCTCCACATGTGTGAGTCATGGTCAAGCATGTATTCCACCACCTCTCGCCCCAAACAAGGCTCTGCTCTACTGAATCGAGCTGTTACAACGTTCATTGCTTGATATCGGAGACTCTCTAGTTGGTTAACTGATAAAGGGTTCACATAATGCATCTTAGGGAGCAAGGGCATTGCATACATATGAAGCATATTTCCCATGTTTTCACATGAAAATCTCACAGCTAAGTGAAGCTCTCCCATTTTCTTCACACCAGAACCATGCAATATCAAAAGAGGGTAAGAATGAGTATAAACTCTATCAGTTTCCAGAGTTGAGAGCCTAATCCGAACCTTCCCAATGCGCGAATCTCTAGCCCCAGTTGCAGCAGCAGTGTTCTTATCAAGCCTGCAGTTGTCAAACACACCAACTGTTATGACAGTGCAAGGATCAAACACCTCCCAAGTGTACTGCTCATTCCATTTAGGCGAAAGCGAATCCACCACAGTCCGTGTTCTAACCCATTTCTGACCATATTTAGCCACACAATAAGGATCCGTTGTTCCACCTTTGCCTTCCCTAATCTTCATTGGCATAAGCCCAGTTGCTCCTAAAATTCCCATCTCAAGAACACCAATGTGAGGCTTCCAAAGCTGTTTAGCAGTAGGCCTAAGGTCACTGCTATACATTGTTGCCTCATCTAAGACATGGTACCCTCCATCCAGTGTAGCTCGAATATGGATTCTAGACCCAAAGCGACTCTTTGAAGGATCCGAAGGGTTACTAAAAGTGAAATTCTGATTGTCAACATGAAACCATTTCGAGGGAACCGTCTTATCATCCCACCTCCTTTCAATGGCTGCCAACGGAAGCAGTAGACGACCAACAACCTCCTCACGACCGGGCATTAAACGATCCTCCACCGATATCAACAGGTAATCCTCAAGAGGCTCAGGAACCACAAAAATCAAGTCTTCATTCCAGAAAGGGTTAGAAACTGCTCTGTTTGCACCAGCAGGGGAAACCTTAGTTCTCAACACCTGATTCCCAACCTGAACTTTCACATAAAACTCAGGATACCTCATTATAGAACCACCCTTTTCGCCTAAAACAATGTCCTGTGCTTCAATAACATTAACCCTTAAATACCACAACTTAGGAGACAGATAGATTTTGGACTTGATTGAACCAAGTCCATCAAGATGAACATTAGCAGCTTTGGAATGCCATGCTTCAGCAAATGCTTCATCAGCTTGAGTCCCAAACCAAATTGAAACCATAACCTCACCCGCCTTGGATTTATCCCCTCTTTTATCCTCCATTCTATACCACTGTGGTGCAAGCTGACTATCAGGAGGCGCCCTTTTAGGTACCTCATTCATATCAAACCAAATCCTACCAATAAACTCATCTTTCTCCCTCTCTTTCACAAACACTTCCACCATAGATGACTGTATACAATCCTTGGAAAAGGCGAAAACTTGATTCCATTCAGCATGATTCGAACTCACCCTTTTAGTAACACCCTTATAATTCCCTAATTTAACCTCAGCTATCACCTCTCCTCCCCCAAAAATCGACAGTTCCCTAGCCTTGACAACCCTAACATACAAATACTGCATTTGCTCAACTAAGTCATAAGTTGAGTTTGTTTTATCCTTGGGACCACCCCCAAGGTGAGGCTTTGTCTCCTTCAATGAAAACTCATTCTGCGACGCCGGCGGCAAAGACAACGATAACCCGTGTGGGTAAATCCCTAAATTACCCCTCCCACCACTAACACCACCACCACTAACCCCTGGATTCTGAAGGGTAGTTATAACAATTGGGTTAATCTCTCCTTGGTTGTTCTTTCCACCCTCCCCTCCTTTCTGCTGAAACTGGCCATTCTGCTTCCCTCCACCACCCCCATGGTGGTTGTTGttatggttgtggtggtggtggtggttaccACCATTCTCCACCACCATGTGATTCTGATTCTGATTCTGATTCTGATTCTGATGCTGCATTGCGGCCGAATTACCACCTTTCTTCTTCCCCTTCCCTACCCCAGATGAATTACTATTGTTGTTGCTaataacattattattattattactattattagcATTAGAGAAATTAATGAGGTGTTTAGTATCAACAACCGTACCCAAATCAGGGCTGTTAGAAACATAAAGCTTCAAACTAATCTCACCTCTAACATGAGAAAACAAACTCCTTTTATCCAGAGTATAAAGCTGCGCCATCTCTTCCCCTTGTTTCGCAACGCTAGTACCCGAAACTCGTACCTTCCCCAGGAAGTTCCTGCTACTACTCGACTTCTTCTCGTTGAAGACATTCACTTCCAGAGTCCTGTAAGGCAGGTTGGCGACGTCGTTTAGGTGGAAAACCAGCGTCTCGTTCCAAACGGGGTTAAGGTCTTTGTATTTGACCTGGGTTTTTAATCTCTGGTTTTCGAACTCGACTTCGACGAAGGGGGAAGACGAGCCTTCCCCGTCTTTTGGCATTAAGTTGTGCGCTCCTATCACTTCTACAACAAGCTTTTCGTTCATGGTGTGTtctttttgaggagagagaaagacagAGAGTGGTTTCAGTTTCAGTTGTTGTTTTTGATGTAACagagggagggagggagggacagtaggagagagaaaatggatgGGATTTTGAAATACAAAAGGGGAGAGTAGAGTGAGAAGTACACGCGCCGATTAGGAACTAAGAACGTAAGAGCCAATCACAAAGCAAGAATTAGGAGCAGTACAAATGGAAAATTATTCATGGGTTGGTGTAGTTGACAATATTTGATGTTTTGCTCATAAATCATAATCACATAACGTCCTCTGCATTGATTAGTAGTATTATTACTACTTCTGTCATTTACTCCGTATTCCATGTTACAGGAATTTGGAAGGTTGAATACTTGAGTTGTACGAGTACTTGTTACTTGGCTGGTTTACAATGTCTCGTCATTTTATGACATGATCGTCTTAGCCACAAGCCCACAAGTATGTATTTTAGATTTAATCTTGCCCACTTttataattaatcatttaattttaaatttattttcattatgaCTTCAGTTTCTAGagtgatttccttcaatattgcataaagatctaataattcccaaaatacgttactttctaacttaattcccaccataccgtccacgtcagcaagggAGAAAGAAAAGTATCAAACAATATTGAAAGAAATCGCTCCAGTTTCTATTGGACTACTTTttccaagcaaattagcttgccCAAACTAATTTGCTTGGTCACGCTAATTTATTAAAATCACTTCAATTGTTTAGCTAGTGGCTTGAAACTTCTGCAAATTACAAGCATGCAAGTCTCTAATTACAACCATTGGAAATGATCTTAGTGGGTATTGTATATATTTGCAATCGTGAATTGTACTCGATTAGCCCTATTGATCCAATAGTACACTATATGTTAATGATTTATATTCTATAAGTATACGTCAAGGGAACTCCCGAGGTCATTAAACCCTTTGGTATTCCCTTAtataattgaataaaatgccaTGGGATTTTATGGccaattttaaaattatcaTTGATACACAAATACaattaaaatatgaaaatcCCTTAATCACTTTATTTTCATGATTAACGTCAAAAAAATCAATCatctttttttttcctattcttGTTGTTACTACAACTTTGGCGTGCATATAAGTGATATAACTATATAAGACTATTGACTAATCATGTAAAAAGTGCAAAATGATACGTTAATGATGGACCAATAATGGCACTATAGACTAATCAGAGTACATACGGAGTAGTCCGTATTTGAATTTGGGTTTGGTGTTTCCTTAATAAGAAAAGGAAAGGTGAAAGAGGAAGACTACAAAATTGTACAAATATGGTAGAAAAAGCCAACTGGATAAACTGTTTGGGCAAATGATATTGTAAATATTCTAAACAAGCTAGTTTGATCTTTCATGGACTGTATCTTTTTCTGACAACATTGTGCAATAGCGTGAAGCAACATTATTTATTGctccattttttattttatacggagtacaatATAATGCCTTCACTTTTATTTTTACTCCGTAACTTGATCACAATTTAATATACTGCTCAAACTTTATTAATCCTCGCGTTTAATTGCTTCTTCTACGACTAGTATTAGTATTAGTATTAGTAttctttgaactttgaatagGGGTTTTTAAACGACGTTCTCATTAGCTAAAAACACCCTCATTTATTATGTGAAAGTACGAGTTTAACCTTTATAAACAAATTCATCCCAGTCTCTCTTTACCCTTCCTCACCTCTGCCGCTCTGCGCGCTCACCCCTCCCTAAAACACCCACAAGAAGTACGGCAACCCCAAAAAAACTCTTTATTGGTACGGTTGTACTCGGTATATTTGTACTCTCTATGACTAGATTTTCTTGTTCTACGAGTAGTATTCTTAAGGGGTCGTGATTGGTTGATCGTGGGAAGTAGAATTTCCTAGGAAGAAGTTTTTCTCATGTATAAGCATTTTTTAGGAAGTACGAAGTATGTGATATTGTTTTGTAAAACATGGAAAATAAATTCCCAAAATTTCACTTACCTAGGTGAACCCAGGTAAGCCAATTCCTACATTTTGTAGGAAATAGAACTTCCTATAAAATGTGACTTCCCATGtttttgtcaaccaaacaatccTATAATATTTCACTTCCTAGATAGTTATATTTTCCATGATATTTCATGCTAACCAAACATCACCTTAACAATCCATTTCCCACATAACATGAGAATGTAATTACTCAACAGTCAACACCCCTCGGTCAATGAGAGTGGAGTATAAATTTATAAGAATTCAAACATAGTGTTAGTCAAATATGCCATGTTCATTTCCTAAGTATTGTACGGAGTTCTTTGTATGAGGCCATGAGGGAATTAACTTCCCATGGAAAATTCACATGGAAACTTGAAATTCTACCATTGCGTTTCAATTACTTGTATACCAACATTAAATAAGCTTGGTCTTCATAAACCCCATCGATCCGGCTTAATACAGCCTAATTGTTTGAaagcaaatttgtcaaaaataaCTTTTTAAAACAACTTTCTTGCGAAAAACaacctttaatttatttatttttgcgaAAACAGacctaaaagtaaaaataatttgcGAGAGACAGCCTTTTGATGTTTTCAGGCGTTGACCATGGATTTTCCGATTTGACTAGATGGAAATTAACCATACttctttaatttaaaaaaatacggaaggagtataacttttttttaaaaaaaaatggctaTAATAGTCGTCCTACGACTAGATGGAAATGAATGTATAGCTTAAGTTGGTTATTAATGCATGGTAATTAGCAGTATTCAATGCGCGTGGAAGCAACAAAATAAACCTGGGGAAGTAAGAAGAGTGCAGTAATATGTTATCGCGCGTGCCTAAATCTGCAGAGAATCCAAAGAGAAATTAGGAGAGAGAATAAAGCAGTTCAAAACTGACTCGAGGTACGAGGGTTTGGTTTTTACTTAAAAAGTGACAACTACGCTTCTCTCTATCTCTCTGGTCTCTACTATGCTTCTCCCGTTTGGCGTTAACATTGTCCTTCCAATACCCAGCACCTATTTCGAGAATGTTCGGTCTTCTCTCCAAAGTGGCGCGTGTTTCACGGACCTTTATTACCCCCTccgtttttttttgggtgtgttTTCTTCGTCCGATAAAACTTTTACTCCTTCCGTCATGTAATACTTAAATCGATTTGACAGGCACAAAATTTAATCTatataattgacttattatttaatttgatgGTAAGATAGTGGGGTACTTTTAATATAAATAGTGAAAATATGTCAAATTTTTAAAGGGTAGTGGAAGATGACTCactttttgatgtttttttaaAGGGTAGGGACAAAAGTGGGTCCATGGTTAAGTATATCAATAAAAGTttgccatttatagaaacaacggatttttcatgaaataccctcgaatt
This Spinacia oleracea cultivar Varoflay chromosome 6, BTI_SOV_V1, whole genome shotgun sequence DNA region includes the following protein-coding sequences:
- the LOC110787560 gene encoding multiple C2 domain and transmembrane region protein 10, coding for MNEKLVVEVIGAHNLMPKDGEGSSSPFVEVEFENQRLKTQVKYKDLNPVWNETLVFHLNDVANLPYRTLEVNVFNEKKSSSSRNFLGKVRVSGTSVAKQGEEMAQLYTLDKRSLFSHVRGEISLKLYVSNSPDLGTVVDTKHLINFSNANNSNNNNNVISNNNSNSSGVGKGKKKGGNSAAMQHQNQNQNQNQNHMVVENGGNHHHHHNHNNNHHGGGGGKQNGQFQQKGGEGGKNNQGEINPIVITTLQNPGVSGGGVSGGRGNLGIYPHGLSLSLPPASQNEFSLKETKPHLGGGPKDKTNSTYDLVEQMQYLYVRVVKARELSIFGGGEVIAEVKLGNYKGVTKRVSSNHAEWNQVFAFSKDCIQSSMVEVFVKEREKDEFIGRIWFDMNEVPKRAPPDSQLAPQWYRMEDKRGDKSKAGEVMVSIWFGTQADEAFAEAWHSKAANVHLDGLGSIKSKIYLSPKLWYLRVNVIEAQDIVLGEKGGSIMRYPEFYVKVQVGNQVLRTKVSPAGANRAVSNPFWNEDLIFVVPEPLEDYLLISVEDRLMPGREEVVGRLLLPLAAIERRWDDKTVPSKWFHVDNQNFTFSNPSDPSKSRFGSRIHIRATLDGGYHVLDEATMYSSDLRPTAKQLWKPHIGVLEMGILGATGLMPMKIREGKGGTTDPYCVAKYGQKWVRTRTVVDSLSPKWNEQYTWEVFDPCTVITVGVFDNCRLDKNTAAATGARDSRIGKVRIRLSTLETDRVYTHSYPLLILHGSGVKKMGELHLAVRFSCENMGNMLHMYAMPLLPKMHYVNPLSVNQLESLRYQAMNVVTARFSRAEPCLGREVVEYMLDHDSHMWSMRKSKANFFRLMNVLSGVIGLARWVEAIRTWQRPVYSSLFVVVYLLLVTFPELITPTMLTCMALVGIWRYRSRPRHPPHMDTRLSYAENVYPDELDEEFDTFPSTRNSELVRMRYDRLRSVAGRIQTVVGDMATQGERFQGLLSWRDPRATFLFVILCFMAAVGFYMIPIKAVVGLWGLYYLRPPRFRSKLPPQVFSFFRRLPSNADSLL